In Eubacteriales bacterium mix99, the DNA window TTCCATACCCCTGGATTTCCACACCGGCGTGCATCATTACCGGATTTCCCAATATCATCCGCTGTTGTTCGACGACATCGCATGTGACTTTCCAAAATTAAAACTTGTCTTTGAGCATGTGGGAGGATATCATTTCTTTCAGGATATGCTGGCAGTTTTCGCCAATCATGCCGGAAGCGGAAATTTATATGCCGGAATTGCCTCGGTACTGTCTCCTCAGAAGCAGAAATATTGGTATCTTGGTCCGGAAAAAATCAAGGATCTCCTATGGCAGGTTGGTGAAGACTGGCTGATTTATGGCCTGGATTTCCCCTATAATAACGCGGAGGATATCAAAAACGACCTGAGACAAATCCGCAATCTCGATATCTCAGACAGCTGCAGGGAAAAACTGCTGGGAAAAAACCTGGAACGACTGCTGACAAGCAAATGACGGGAAGAAGGCCGGTGCCTCAGAGAGCCGGCTTTCTCCTTTTTCTTATTTTGGATAGGATGCGGAAAGCATGCTTTCCAATTACAAGTAGCCCATAGATGATCCATATCCAGCCTTGCCAGGACATGTATATTCCTCCTTTTAGTTAGATATATCTAACTTGTTCGCCGGATAAAAGGGATTCAAAGAATCCCTTTCCTATCGGAAAATTCTATCGGAAAAAGCGCCCATGAAAAGTCAATGGCTCTCTCCCGCACCCTTCAGCTTATCCAGTGCTTCCTCCAGCGTATGCCAGGAAAGCACAGCACATTTGACCCTTGCAGGCATGTTGGAAATATTCTTCAGGGCTATGGCGTCCTCCAGCTCTTCCAATTCCTTTTCATCGGTTACGGTTTTCCGGATCATGCCAAGAAACAATTCCGCCAGATGTTTCGCCTCAGCGGTTGATTTCCCTTCAATCAAATCCGCCATAATGGAAGCAGATGCCTGGGAAATGGCACAGCCGCTCCCCAGAATCGCGGCATTTTCAATGTTGCCGTCCTTCACCTTCAGTTCCAGACTGATATCATCCCCGCAGCTGGGATTGACTCCCCGCACTTTGACATCGGGATGTTCCAGAGGGTGCCGGTGCTTTTGGGAACGGCTGTATTCCGTTACGACTTCCGTATAGATATCACCCAACTCCAACGTTCAGCCACCTCCTGACACTTTTCAGGCTTTCCGCCAGGCGGTCTATATCCTCTTCCGTGTTGTACAGGTACAGACTGGCCCGGCAGGTAGCCGTTACACCCAGACGGCACAGAAAAGGCTGGGCGCAATGATGGCCGGAACGGACAGCAATCCCGTCTGCATTCAGTATCGTTGCAATATCATGAGGATGGGCATCCTCCATTACGAAGGAAACCACCCCGATCCGCTCCTCCGGATTGTCCGGCCCCAGGACGTGAAGATGCGGTATCGCATGCAGCTGGTCCATCAGGTAGGAGGTTAGATCCCTTTCCCCTGCGCGGACGTTTTCCATGCCGGCCTTGTCCAGGTAGTCGATGGCGGCGGAAAGGCCCACTGCTCCTCCCACGTTCTGGGTGCCTCCTTCAAACTTTTCCGGAAGAGGGGCATAGGTGGAAGCCTGTTCCTCCACATACTCGATCATATCCCCGCCATATAGGAACGGAGGCATTTCGCGGAGCAGTTCTTCCTTTCCATAAAGTACGCCAAATCCCATGGGCCCCAGCATTTTATGGGCGGAAAACGCAAAGAAGTCCGCATCCATGGAGGACACGTTTACAGCCATATGGGGAACACTCTGGGTTCCGTCCACGACGACCACCGCTCCCACCTGATGCGCCCGTTCTATTATCCGTTCCACCGGATTGATGACTCCGGTCACATTGGACGCCTGCGCCACAGCTACGATTTTGGTCCGATCATTGATCTTTTCTTCGATTTCCTCCGGGATAATACGGGCTGCTTTGTCCGTATACAGATAAACCAGCTCGGCCTCCCGGGCCTTTGCCACGATCTGCCACGGCACCAGATTGCTGTGATGCTCGGAAATCGCCAGCACAACCCGGTCGCCGGAATGCAGAACGGACATTCCATAGCTCTGGGCCACCAGGTTCAGGGACTCGGTGGCACTTTTGGTAAAGATGACTTCATCCGTCTTCTCCGCTCCGATAAAGGAACGGATTCTTTCCCGCGAAGACTCCATGGCGTTGGTGGCCTTCACGCTCAGGTCGTAAATTCCCCGGTGAGGATTGGCATTGGATTTCTGATAGTACTCCATCACCGCATCCAATACCGACTGAGGCTTCTGCGTCGTGGCAGCATTGTCGAGATAGGCCAGGCGGCGGCCTTTTTCATCTTTCTCACACAGCAGCGGAAAATCATGCAGGTATTTGTTCAAGCCGTTTGGCCTCCTTTCTCAATGGCTTTTCGGACCTGATCCTTGATCCGGTTCTGAATGGATTCCTCCGGTATCTTCTCCACAACGGAAGAAACAGCAGCCTCTGCCAGCAGTTTTTTTGCTTCCACTTCACTGAGCCCGCGGCTCATCAGATAAAACAGAATTTTTTCATCCAGCCTGCCGGAAGACAGGGCATGATCCCCTTCCACGTTTTCCTCTCCGCAGAGCATGACCGGCGCCGACAGATTCCGCACATCGGGACTCAGCATCAGGACGTTCTCTTCCTCACGTCCCCTTGATCCGGCAGCGCCGCTGATAAAGTCCAGCGTATCCCGGAATGTTTTCCTGCACCGCTCCAGCAGAACGCCTTTTGCGGTGATGCGGGACAAGGTTTTTTTGCCCCGGTGTTCCACGCGATAGGACATGTCCAGCGATCGCTGCCCATCTCCCAGATAAACCGCATCCAGCTCTGCCTCGCTGCCCTCTCCCTTCAGAACGAGATTGCAGCTGGAAAAGGGATTTTTCGCTCCAATCTCCGCAAGGACGACATCCAGCCGCGCTCCTTCCTCCGCAATGCCGCCGATGGAGTCCGTATGGACCGCCATTTCCCCCAGCACCTGCGCCTTCACCAGCTTCACATGGGCGTTCCGATGGGCAAGAATCCGGGTCCGTCCGTAATGATGGACCTTCTGTCCTTCTTCGGAGGTATAGTTTATCAGAACCGTCACCTGGGAATCTTCCTCTGCCTCGATGACGACATCGTCCACCAGATCCGGATTTTCTCCGGTCAAATGCAGATTTAGAACAATCGGGTCCTTTTCCGTATATCCTCTGGGGATCCGCAGATAATGCCGCCGGTTCGCATACTGATCCAGGAACGCACCTGCTTCCCTGGGGAGGAAAAATCCCGCAGCGTCCTCCTTCATGGGAACTTTGTCCGGGCCTTGCTCCTGAATAATCCGCTCCGATGCCGGAATCGCCGTATTCCCCGGAAAAGATCCCGGATCCGATCCGGACACTGTCATCCCGGCGTCATTCACATAGGAACGGCTCCAGGTACGTGTCTGCATCCTCCGGACCTTTTTTTCATGTCTCCCCAGACCCTGATGCTGTCCCAAACCCTGTTCCAACATACTCTGGTTCGGCATCTTTCCGGTTTCCTGTTTTTCCGTATCCTGCTTCAATGCGCTTTGATCCCGCGTATTATGTTTCCGTGTATCCTGCCGCATATCATCCCTCCTAACCAATGGTTCCTTCCAGTTCAATATTGATCAGCCGGTTCATCTCCACCGCATATTCCAGGGGAAGCTCCCGGGAAATCGGTTCCACAAATCCCCGGACGATCATGGCTCTGGCCTCCTGCTCCGTGAGACCCCTGGCCATCAGGTAGAACACGGCCTCATCGCTGATGCGCCCGACTTTCGCCTCATGCCCGACATCCGACTCATCGGTGCGGATATCCAGTGACGGGATAGTATCCGACCGGGAGTCGCTGTCCATCATCAGGGATTCACAGACAGCAGAGGATTTCGACCCCACCGCTTGCGGCAGGATTTCCACGGTACTGCGGTAAACAGCAATTCCTCCGTCCTTGGAAATGGAGCGGGAATGAATTGTGGAATACGTATTGGGTGCCGCATGCACCACTTTGGTACCGGTATCCAGGTTCTGACCTTTCCCGGAAAAGGAAATGCCGGTAAAGGTGGATCTTGCCCCCTCCCCTTTCAGAATGCTGGAAGGATACAGCATGGTAACATGGGAACCAAAGGTCCCGGATATCCACTCAATGGTGCCGTTCTTTTCCACAACAGCACGCTTGGTATTGAGGTTCATCATATTTTTCGACCAGTTCTCAATGGTGGAATACCGCAGAGTGGCCCCTTCCCGCACGTACAACTCCACACAGCCGGCATGCAGGTTCAGCATATTGTATCCCGGAGCGGAGCAGCCTTCAATAAAGTGAACACTTGCACCTTTTTCCACAACGATCAGCGTATGCTCAAACTGCCCGGCGCCGGCGGCGTTCAGCCGGAAATAGGACTGAAGCGGGAAATCCAGATGCACCCCTTCGGGCACATAAACAAAGGAACCGCCCGACCATACCGCGCCATGAAGCGCCACAAATTTATGCTCCTCCGGCGGTACCAGCTTCATGAAAAGCTTTCGGACGATATCCTCGTGTTCCCGCACCGCCGTTTCCATATCGGTATAAATTACACCCTGTTTCGACAGCTCGTCCCGGATATTATGGTAAACCACTTCGGAATCATACTGTGCTCCCACGCCTGCCAGGGATTTCTGCTCCGCCTGCGGAATCCCCAGACGCTCAAAGGTATCCTTGATGTACCCGGGAACCTGATTCCAGTCACTTTTCATATCCGTATTTGGCCTGACATAGGCGACGATGTCGTCCATATGAAGCTCGTCCAGAGACGGTCCCCAGTCCGGCATCGGCAACCGGTTATAAATTTCCAGCGAACGAAGGCGATGCTGCAGCATCCATTCCGGCTCATTTTTCATTTTTGATATTTCCGTTACAATCTCAGGAGTCAGACCCTTGTCTGTCTTGAAGCTGCTTTGATCCCTATCCCGAAAATCGAAACGTTCCCTGTCGGCTTCCTCCAGCATTGCCTTTTGTCTTTCCAGCTTTTCCGCTTCCTTTGCTTTTCGGTCTGCCGCCATTCGGTCTGTCGTATTTCCTGTATTTTTTAAATTGCTTGTTTTTTCCATTCTCGTCCCTTCCATCCCTGCTTACTCAAGCACCGAAGCATAGCCTTCCCGGTTTATTTTATCGATCACAGAGGCATCCGTTGTCCGGACCATACGCCCGTTCGCTATGATATGAACATAATCCACGGGGAGATCCTCCAGGATCCTGGTAATATGGGTAATAATAAGGATTGCGTTGTCCTTGTTTTTATAGTGGTGAATGCTCTCGGAAATCGTCCTTACCGCGTCAATATCCAACCCGGAATCGGTTTCGTCCAGGATAGCCAGCTTCGGGTTCAGAACGGCCATCTGGAGAACTTCGTTCTTCTTCTTTTCCCCGCCGGAAAACCCTACATTAAGATAGCGGGTTGCATAGGAAGGATCAATCCCCAGCTCTTCCATCCTGGAACGGAGCTCTTTCCGAAAGGGAATCAGCCTGATTTCCTCTCCGGTACAGGCTGCCTTTGCAGAGCGCAGAAAATTCTCAACCGTGATTCCGGGAATTTCCTCGGGCGCCTGAAAGGAAAGGAAGATCCCTTTTCTGGCCCGGACATCCGGCTTTTCCTCTGTAATGTCCTCTCCTTCAAATAAAATGCTTCCATCCTCCACGTGATAGCGCGGATCTCCCATAATGACATTGGCCAGTGTGGATTTTCCCGCGCCGTTGGGGCCCATCAGCACATGTACTTCTCCGGCCTGGATCGAAAGGTCGATCCCGTCCAATATGCGCTTCCCTCCGGCAGACGCACTAAGATTATGAATACTCAATAAATTCTTTGGCATTTTTCGCACCTCTTCAATGTTGATTCCTGAGAATGACCGGCTTGGCCAGCCATTTGGGCAATGGAGCAATTTTCATTCACGGCGGTGTCATTGATAATCAAATCCATCATCCCGATGACTTTTTCTACGGAGTTCTCATCCAATCCCCGGACATATTCCTCCAGATCGGATCTCAGTTTTCCATAGTGCCCGTCATATCCCCTGCAGGCAGCTTCCCCGGCGTCCGTCAGTTTATAATAGACTTCCTTTTTGTTCCCGACGATGCGATATGGCTCCAGATATCCCTTTTTATCCAGCTTTTTGGCAAGCTGTGCCACCGCACCGTTGGTAATCCCCAGATACTGCGACAAGTCGCTGGCTCTGGCCCCTTCGTTATGCTGCACACACTTCAGCAGGCAAATATCGGAATAGGTCAGTTTGTGCGCCGTTCCATAATTCCTGGAAATTTTTAACTCGCACATCATAATATTCTGCGTCTGATACAGCTTTTCTATTAGACTTCCCCTTTTCTTCCTATCCATATCCATCACCTCAGACTATTTTATAGCAGCTAAACAAAAAAGTCAATATTCTTTAGCAACTAAAAAATATTGACTCTTTAAAAACCCAAAAATTCATCCTGAATATTTATGATGATATTTTACGCTGTTTTTCTGCCAAAGCAGGCTAATCCCCGGGATTGGTCTGATACGCGCGCATAAAATCCTGCATCGCCTGGATGGAATCGTTGCTGATCACGTGCTCAATGGCACAGGCATCCGTATCCGCTGTTTTATAGTCCAGTTTCAGGATTTCCATAAAGAACTTCCGGATGGTATGATGCTTATTGGAAGTATGTTTTGCAAACTCCCTTCCTTTGGGAGTCAGAAATATTTCCCCATATTTTTCATTTGTGATCAGGCCTTTTTCAGAGAGTGTTGCCATGGCACTGTTGGTACTCGGCCGTGTCACTCCCATCCAGCTGGCAATATCGGATACTCTTGCACCATTGTCCCCGCTCGACAGCTCAAATACCGCTTCCAGATAATTCTCCATGGAAAATGTCAGCTTCTCCATTGGCGTTCCTCCCTCCTTTTCATAGGGCGCCCCTCTCAGCAATTCACAGGCCTTACTGTATCTCTTTTTCAAAAATAATTTAATGGGCATCCCGACTATATACACCCGTTTTCATCGATTTCCTTTCTTACATCCTACATCTGCTTGATGTACAATGCAACCTTTTTTTGAGTAGTTTTGCCCAAAGCGATCCTTCAACCGGATAACGTTACTATGCGGTAACTGTAGGCATAATAAAAAAGCCGCATTGTGCTGTAAGCCCAGCAAACATGCGACTCTTTTGGTGTACCCGGAGGGATTCGAACCCACGACCTCTTGATTCGTAGTCAAGCACTCTATCCAACTGAGCTACGGGTACAAAACAGTCCTTTTTTTAAGGACTGTAATTCTATTTTAAGCCATTCCGTCCATTCTGTCAACAGGCAGGTGCACTGTTTTCCCTGATTTTTTATTTTCGATTGGCAAGCACGGAATCTTCATATTCTTTGACGCTGTTCAGCCAATCTGCGCCCACGGGTACGTGCTGGTCCAGACAGAACCTGTTCCATACCGCACCATAGGGCAGTGTCTTGAACTCCTCCATCAGGGCAAGCCGATTCCCCAGGTCCCCGTTCTCCTCCGCTTCCCGCAGCAGGCCGACAGGCTCAAGCATGGCAATCAGCATGGCCTTCATCGCATTGCGGGTGCCAATCACCCAGGCAGACAAACGGTTGATGCTGGCGTCAAAGAAATCCAGGGCAATGTGTACGCGATCCAGAACATTGCAGCGTATGACTTCGTGAGCAATCGCCATCAGATCATCGTTCAATATGGGAACATGATCACTGTCCCATCGGACTCCCCTGCTTAGATGAAGCAGAATCTCTCCGGAAAAGTTCAGAAGAGCAGATATCTTGTCCGCAATCCCCTCTGTGGGATGAAAATGTCCTGCGTCCAGACATATCATAATGTTTCTGGTCAGGGCATAGCCCATATAAAATTCATGGGATCCCACAACATAGGCTTCCGAACCAATGCCGAACAGCTTGCTCTCCACCGCATCCTTCACATAGTTCTCATCGTATTTGACGGACAGGATCTCATCCAGGGAATCCTTCAGAATCCGGCGATGTATCATGCGGTCCGCCGGCAAGTCCTTGGAACCGTCCGGAATCCATATATTATGGATCGCCGGGCTGCCCAGCTCCCTGCCAATGGAAGCCGCGATCTCCCGGCATGCCTTCGCGTGACGGATCCAGAACTCCCGAACCTCTTTGTCCCGGCTGGCCAGGGTAAATCCGGAATCCGCCATGGGATGAGAGAAGAAAGTGGAATTGAAATCCATGCCGATATGGTTCTCCCTTGCCCATTTGATCCATTTCTGAAAATACTCCGGCTTCAGCTGATCCCGTTCCACAAATGTTCCGCCCGTTTCCGCATAACTGGCATGCAGATTCACCCGCTGCTTTCCCGGAATCAGGGACATGGCCTTTTTCATGTCCGAGCGCAGTTCTTCCCCATTCCGGGGCTTTCCGGGATAATTGCCGGTGGCCATGATGCCTCCGCCGGACAAACCATTGGCATTTGCCTCCAGTCCCGTTACATCGTCTCCCTGCCAGCAATGCATGGAAATCTCCAGACCCGCCATCCGCTTCAAAACCGCATCCGTATCGACACCGAACTTTCCATACAGCTCTCTTGCACGACCATAATCCTCTTCCACCTGGTCATCAGAATAGATTTGAATCATTGAAACCTTCCCCCTGTCTTCCGGTCGTTGTCCTTATATTGTTTTTTGTGGAATCATTCCCCGTTCCATTATCAGGATTTCATAAAAAAGGATCCCCGTAAGGATCCATAATCCTTCCTGATTATATACTACGACACGGATTTGCAGATTCCTTCCGGAAAAGCAAATCCGTTATGGCAGAGGAAGGTCTGAGGGAGACCGTATCATTCAAATTTCTGTGCCACGGCATCGAAGCAGTCCTTGCAATATCCTTCATAAAGCGTACCGCATTCATCACACACGCACTCTCCGCATTCGGGACAGCTGTGGGCAATCGATTCGTCACAGGTGCAACCGCAGACTGAACAGGTAACCTGAGCCATAAAATTACTACCCCCTTTCCGTTTTGATCTCTCTTTCCTTTGTATTTTCCCAAATTCCACGGCAATTATCCCAATGCTTTTCGATGCTTTGTGCGAAAACCTGTGCGGGAAATTTGTTTCACTTTTCCGTTTGACAAGGAGCGATCCTTTCAATATAATATATCGTAGCCGGGTTTGATTTTTTTACGACAATTGCCCGGTCGGAATGTTCCAAAAAATTTATACAAAGGTAGAAGGGATGCTGTTTTTTATGGGCAATTTAAGCAAGCTGCTGAGCGGCATAAGAGGCTTGACCTGGCAGAGTGTACTAATGATGGCAATTGGTTGCGTTTTGATTTATCTGGCAATCAAAAAGGAATATGAGCCGCTTTTGCTTCTCCCGATCGGATTCGGTGCAATCATGACCAACATACCCGGATCTGCCGCAGTCGGAGAGCATGGCTTTCTGACCATTCTCTATGATGCAGGTATTGTAACAGAATTATTTCCGATTCTCATTTTTATTGCAGTAGGCGCCATGATCGACTTTACTCCATTACTGAAGCAACCCGTCACTCTTTTCTTCGG includes these proteins:
- a CDS encoding amidohydrolase family protein yields the protein MKIFANHAHVFPTDIRPEGDIPHLLQLMDECGIEKAVAFAPFFPQWGDRESDPIHWLAKEIRAHQDRLTGYAAINPEGSDAIHLLLTAKELGLQGIKMHPAFDKWNLKSEQAYRFYEKAEELSIPLDFHTGVHHYRISQYHPLLFDDIACDFPKLKLVFEHVGGYHFFQDMLAVFANHAGSGNLYAGIASVLSPQKQKYWYLGPEKIKDLLWQVGEDWLIYGLDFPYNNAEDIKNDLRQIRNLDISDSCREKLLGKNLERLLTSK
- a CDS encoding SUF system NifU family Fe-S cluster assembly protein encodes the protein MELGDIYTEVVTEYSRSQKHRHPLEHPDVKVRGVNPSCGDDISLELKVKDGNIENAAILGSGCAISQASASIMADLIEGKSTAEAKHLAELFLGMIRKTVTDEKELEELEDAIALKNISNMPARVKCAVLSWHTLEEALDKLKGAGESH
- a CDS encoding cysteine desulfurase; amino-acid sequence: MNKYLHDFPLLCEKDEKGRRLAYLDNAATTQKPQSVLDAVMEYYQKSNANPHRGIYDLSVKATNAMESSRERIRSFIGAEKTDEVIFTKSATESLNLVAQSYGMSVLHSGDRVVLAISEHHSNLVPWQIVAKAREAELVYLYTDKAARIIPEEIEEKINDRTKIVAVAQASNVTGVINPVERIIERAHQVGAVVVVDGTQSVPHMAVNVSSMDADFFAFSAHKMLGPMGFGVLYGKEELLREMPPFLYGGDMIEYVEEQASTYAPLPEKFEGGTQNVGGAVGLSAAIDYLDKAGMENVRAGERDLTSYLMDQLHAIPHLHVLGPDNPEERIGVVSFVMEDAHPHDIATILNADGIAVRSGHHCAQPFLCRLGVTATCRASLYLYNTEEDIDRLAESLKSVRRWLNVGVG
- a CDS encoding SufD family Fe-S cluster assembly protein; translation: MRQDTRKHNTRDQSALKQDTEKQETGKMPNQSMLEQGLGQHQGLGRHEKKVRRMQTRTWSRSYVNDAGMTVSGSDPGSFPGNTAIPASERIIQEQGPDKVPMKEDAAGFFLPREAGAFLDQYANRRHYLRIPRGYTEKDPIVLNLHLTGENPDLVDDVVIEAEEDSQVTVLINYTSEEGQKVHHYGRTRILAHRNAHVKLVKAQVLGEMAVHTDSIGGIAEEGARLDVVLAEIGAKNPFSSCNLVLKGEGSEAELDAVYLGDGQRSLDMSYRVEHRGKKTLSRITAKGVLLERCRKTFRDTLDFISGAAGSRGREEENVLMLSPDVRNLSAPVMLCGEENVEGDHALSSGRLDEKILFYLMSRGLSEVEAKKLLAEAAVSSVVEKIPEESIQNRIKDQVRKAIEKGGQTA
- the sufB gene encoding Fe-S cluster assembly protein SufB; this translates as MERQKAMLEEADRERFDFRDRDQSSFKTDKGLTPEIVTEISKMKNEPEWMLQHRLRSLEIYNRLPMPDWGPSLDELHMDDIVAYVRPNTDMKSDWNQVPGYIKDTFERLGIPQAEQKSLAGVGAQYDSEVVYHNIRDELSKQGVIYTDMETAVREHEDIVRKLFMKLVPPEEHKFVALHGAVWSGGSFVYVPEGVHLDFPLQSYFRLNAAGAGQFEHTLIVVEKGASVHFIEGCSAPGYNMLNLHAGCVELYVREGATLRYSTIENWSKNMMNLNTKRAVVEKNGTIEWISGTFGSHVTMLYPSSILKGEGARSTFTGISFSGKGQNLDTGTKVVHAAPNTYSTIHSRSISKDGGIAVYRSTVEILPQAVGSKSSAVCESLMMDSDSRSDTIPSLDIRTDESDVGHEAKVGRISDEAVFYLMARGLTEQEARAMIVRGFVEPISRELPLEYAVEMNRLINIELEGTIG
- the sufC gene encoding Fe-S cluster assembly ATPase SufC, whose protein sequence is MPKNLLSIHNLSASAGGKRILDGIDLSIQAGEVHVLMGPNGAGKSTLANVIMGDPRYHVEDGSILFEGEDITEEKPDVRARKGIFLSFQAPEEIPGITVENFLRSAKAACTGEEIRLIPFRKELRSRMEELGIDPSYATRYLNVGFSGGEKKKNEVLQMAVLNPKLAILDETDSGLDIDAVRTISESIHHYKNKDNAILIITHITRILEDLPVDYVHIIANGRMVRTTDASVIDKINREGYASVLE
- a CDS encoding winged helix DNA-binding protein encodes the protein MDRKKRGSLIEKLYQTQNIMMCELKISRNYGTAHKLTYSDICLLKCVQHNEGARASDLSQYLGITNGAVAQLAKKLDKKGYLEPYRIVGNKKEVYYKLTDAGEAACRGYDGHYGKLRSDLEEYVRGLDENSVEKVIGMMDLIINDTAVNENCSIAQMAGQAGHSQESTLKRCEKCQRIY
- a CDS encoding metal-dependent transcriptional regulator, encoding MEKLTFSMENYLEAVFELSSGDNGARVSDIASWMGVTRPSTNSAMATLSEKGLITNEKYGEIFLTPKGREFAKHTSNKHHTIRKFFMEILKLDYKTADTDACAIEHVISNDSIQAMQDFMRAYQTNPGD
- a CDS encoding L-rhamnose isomerase; translation: MIQIYSDDQVEEDYGRARELYGKFGVDTDAVLKRMAGLEISMHCWQGDDVTGLEANANGLSGGGIMATGNYPGKPRNGEELRSDMKKAMSLIPGKQRVNLHASYAETGGTFVERDQLKPEYFQKWIKWARENHIGMDFNSTFFSHPMADSGFTLASRDKEVREFWIRHAKACREIAASIGRELGSPAIHNIWIPDGSKDLPADRMIHRRILKDSLDEILSVKYDENYVKDAVESKLFGIGSEAYVVGSHEFYMGYALTRNIMICLDAGHFHPTEGIADKISALLNFSGEILLHLSRGVRWDSDHVPILNDDLMAIAHEVIRCNVLDRVHIALDFFDASINRLSAWVIGTRNAMKAMLIAMLEPVGLLREAEENGDLGNRLALMEEFKTLPYGAVWNRFCLDQHVPVGADWLNSVKEYEDSVLANRK